The Deinococcus sedimenti genome window below encodes:
- a CDS encoding DUF5682 family protein, whose amino-acid sequence MPDVSIFPIRHHGPGSARSLEHALSQLNPDVVLVEGPSDAGSVLPFLAQADMTPPVALLGYVNDDPSRAAFWPFAVFSPEFVALRWAARAGVAARFVDLPAGVVLAGERDGPEDELRDDPLGVLAQAAGFADFERWWESLVEARLSPSPLVGEGGVGGPPGEAAFDVFAAVNEAMRAVRADALGPVGREAQREAFMRQGIRAALKEGFARVAVVCGAWHAPALDVSQFPVKADAALLRGLPKAKVTLTWVPWTHGRLSVASGYGAGVRSPGYYEHLFTSHGAVAERWFARVARLLRAERLEASSASVIEATRLANALAALRGRALPGLEELNEAALSVFGWDGDLPLRLIEERLVVGEALGAVPDGVPTVPLARDVARQQKSLRLKVLPEKLDLDLDLRSDNDLARSVLFHRLNLLGVPWAKPRGSGGLGTFREGWQLRWRPEFSVRLVEASRLGQTVRDAATASALESARGAGTLAELTGLLEVLRLADLPGALPVTLAALDERSALGADVPDVLRALPPLARLARYGDVRGRGAAVAGGGEVAPLETFRALLTRAAVGLPLAGVGLGDDAAAEVRDAVRGADAAVRLLDDPDVTGDWRAALRRAADRVDAHPLLLGDALRRLRDAGVLDAAQVEARLGLALSDPSPLAVTAWLDGFLGDTGALLVHDAGLLALVDGWLSALDAEVFQSVLPLLRRVFARFEAPERRAIGEAVRGGTPASRLAPVAVDDARAARVVPVVLSLLGVSPE is encoded by the coding sequence GTGCCTGACGTCTCCATTTTCCCTATCCGTCATCACGGCCCTGGCTCGGCGCGTAGCCTTGAGCACGCGTTGTCGCAGCTCAATCCGGATGTGGTGCTGGTTGAGGGGCCGTCCGATGCGGGTTCCGTGCTGCCGTTCCTGGCGCAGGCGGACATGACGCCGCCCGTGGCACTCCTCGGCTACGTGAACGACGATCCGTCTCGTGCGGCGTTCTGGCCGTTCGCGGTGTTCAGTCCGGAGTTCGTGGCGTTGCGGTGGGCGGCGCGGGCGGGGGTGGCGGCGCGGTTCGTGGATCTTCCGGCGGGGGTGGTGCTGGCCGGGGAGCGGGACGGGCCGGAGGATGAGTTGCGGGATGATCCGTTGGGGGTGCTGGCGCAGGCGGCTGGTTTCGCGGATTTCGAGCGGTGGTGGGAGTCGCTGGTGGAGGCTCGTCTTTCTCCCTCCCCCCTGGTGGGGGAGGGTGGGGTGGGGGGGCCGCCGGGTGAGGCGGCGTTCGATGTGTTCGCGGCGGTGAATGAGGCGATGCGGGCGGTGCGGGCGGACGCGCTGGGGCCGGTGGGTCGGGAGGCGCAGCGGGAGGCGTTCATGCGGCAGGGGATCCGCGCGGCGCTGAAGGAGGGCTTCGCGCGGGTGGCGGTGGTGTGTGGGGCGTGGCATGCGCCCGCGCTGGACGTCTCCCAGTTCCCGGTGAAGGCGGACGCGGCGCTGCTCAGGGGCCTGCCGAAGGCGAAGGTGACGCTGACGTGGGTGCCGTGGACGCATGGTCGCCTGAGCGTGGCGAGCGGGTACGGGGCGGGCGTGCGCTCGCCCGGGTACTACGAGCATCTGTTCACGTCGCACGGCGCGGTGGCCGAGCGGTGGTTCGCGCGGGTGGCGCGGCTGCTGCGCGCCGAGCGGCTGGAGGCGAGCAGCGCGTCGGTGATCGAGGCGACGCGGCTGGCGAACGCGCTGGCGGCGTTGAGGGGCCGGGCGCTGCCGGGCCTGGAGGAGTTGAACGAGGCGGCGCTGAGCGTGTTCGGCTGGGACGGGGACCTGCCCCTGCGGCTGATCGAGGAGCGGCTGGTGGTGGGGGAGGCGCTGGGCGCGGTGCCGGACGGGGTGCCGACGGTGCCGTTGGCGCGGGACGTGGCGCGGCAGCAGAAGAGTTTGCGCTTGAAGGTGCTGCCGGAGAAGCTGGACCTGGATCTGGACCTGCGGTCGGACAACGACCTGGCGCGCAGCGTGCTGTTTCACCGCCTGAACCTGCTGGGCGTGCCGTGGGCGAAACCGCGTGGGTCGGGTGGCCTCGGCACGTTCCGGGAGGGGTGGCAGTTGCGGTGGCGGCCGGAGTTCAGCGTGCGGCTGGTCGAGGCGAGTCGGCTGGGGCAGACGGTGCGGGACGCGGCGACGGCGTCCGCGCTGGAGTCCGCGCGGGGTGCGGGGACGCTGGCGGAACTGACGGGTCTGTTGGAGGTGCTGCGCCTCGCGGACCTGCCGGGGGCGCTGCCGGTGACGCTCGCGGCGCTGGATGAGCGGTCGGCGCTGGGTGCGGACGTGCCGGACGTGCTGCGGGCCCTGCCGCCTCTGGCGCGACTGGCGCGCTACGGGGACGTGCGTGGGCGCGGCGCGGCGGTCGCGGGTGGGGGAGAGGTGGCCCCGCTGGAGACGTTCCGGGCACTGCTGACCCGCGCGGCGGTGGGGCTGCCGCTGGCCGGGGTGGGCCTGGGGGACGACGCGGCGGCAGAGGTGCGGGACGCGGTGCGGGGGGCGGACGCGGCGGTGCGCCTGCTGGACGACCCGGACGTGACCGGGGACTGGCGCGCGGCCCTGCGCCGGGCGGCGGACCGGGTGGACGCGCATCCGCTGCTGTTGGGGGACGCGCTGCGCCGCCTGCGGGACGCGGGCGTGCTGGACGCCGCTCAGGTCGAGGCGCGGCTGGGACTGGCCCTGAGTGATCCGTCGCCGCTGGCGGTCACGGCGTGGCTGGACGGGTTCCTGGGGGACACCGGGGCGCTGCTGGTGCACGACGCGGGCCTGCTGGCGTTGGTGGACGGCTGGCTGTCGGCCCTGGACGCCGAGGTGTTCCAGAGTGTGCTGCCGCTGCTGCGCCGGGTGTTCGCGCGCTTCGAGGCCCCGGAACGCCGCGCGATCGGCGAGGCGGTGCGCGGGGGGACGCCCGCGTCGCGTCTCGCGCCGGTTGCGGTGGATGACGCGCGGGCGGCGCGGGTCGTTCCGGTCGTGCTGAGCCTGCTGGGTGTATCCCCCGAATGA
- a CDS encoding polysaccharide deacetylase family protein, with translation MLTSRLRALLLPLALISGAACPHAQARPLVLVYHQVGAGSGASLGIAPHALRQRVETLRRLGYRFVTSSEAARAAPQEKVAVIQFDDGFESVYRLAFPVLRDLGVPGTAYVIWSRLDQPGSLSRAQVRELRAAGWEIGTHSHRHAALADLAPAGLRRELSVPDGEAARCVAYPLNRHDARVRRAASEQGLSCGVAGGPPALGRPDPLALPAPAITPWDGTLLPMRARWGLDARVPLLMAGLSEPLLDALVDPAGVAVTPPRSWNPAHYELLGNGLISVAWRGERETRLAWREGRWSANAAARRGVGVGGAYTGGSVAFNVAPVTLAAGWDGSGPLLGGALALGGHGEVWARTSRLNGAWTWAAGLTVIPVDYVQVSAARDVTGTQLGLRAALPWQDGEGRPLRVGGGYRWGEGAGPFAELEYRVGSYSLTAEVSGAGRFGVKFTSVW, from the coding sequence ATGCTGACGTCCCGCCTGCGCGCGCTGCTGCTTCCCCTGGCCCTGATCTCCGGCGCGGCGTGCCCCCACGCCCAGGCCCGTCCCCTGGTGCTCGTGTACCACCAGGTCGGGGCGGGCAGCGGGGCGTCGCTGGGCATCGCGCCGCACGCCCTGCGGCAGCGGGTCGAAACCCTGCGCCGCCTCGGGTACCGCTTCGTGACCTCCAGCGAGGCCGCGCGCGCCGCCCCGCAGGAGAAGGTGGCCGTCATCCAGTTCGACGACGGATTCGAGAGCGTGTACCGGCTGGCCTTCCCGGTGCTGCGTGACCTGGGGGTGCCCGGCACGGCGTACGTGATCTGGTCGCGGCTGGATCAGCCGGGCAGCCTGAGCCGCGCGCAGGTGCGTGAACTGCGCGCCGCCGGGTGGGAGATCGGCACGCACTCGCACCGGCACGCGGCGCTGGCTGACCTCGCCCCGGCGGGCCTGCGCCGCGAGCTGAGCGTTCCGGACGGCGAGGCGGCCCGCTGCGTCGCGTACCCGCTGAACCGGCACGACGCGCGGGTACGCCGCGCCGCGAGCGAGCAGGGGCTCTCGTGCGGGGTGGCTGGGGGGCCGCCCGCGCTGGGCCGCCCGGATCCGCTGGCCCTGCCCGCCCCGGCGATCACGCCCTGGGACGGGACGTTGCTGCCCATGCGCGCCCGCTGGGGTCTGGACGCCCGCGTGCCGCTGCTCATGGCAGGCCTGAGCGAACCGCTGCTGGACGCCCTGGTGGATCCGGCAGGCGTGGCGGTCACGCCGCCGCGCAGCTGGAACCCGGCGCATTACGAGTTGCTGGGCAACGGTCTGATCAGCGTCGCGTGGCGCGGCGAGCGTGAGACTCGGCTGGCGTGGCGCGAGGGCCGCTGGAGCGCGAATGCTGCCGCGCGCCGTGGCGTGGGTGTGGGGGGGGCCTACACGGGCGGCAGCGTGGCGTTCAACGTCGCGCCGGTCACGCTGGCGGCCGGGTGGGACGGCAGCGGGCCGCTGCTGGGCGGCGCGCTGGCGTTGGGCGGGCACGGGGAGGTCTGGGCGCGGACCAGTCGCCTGAACGGCGCGTGGACCTGGGCGGCGGGTCTGACCGTCATTCCGGTGGATTACGTGCAGGTCAGTGCCGCGCGGGACGTGACCGGCACGCAGCTGGGCCTGCGGGCGGCGCTGCCCTGGCAGGACGGCGAGGGCCGCCCGCTGCGGGTGGGGGGCGGGTACCGCTGGGGCGAGGGGGCCGGGCCGTTCGCGGAACTGGAGTACCGGGTGGGCAGTTACAGCCTCACCGCCGAGGTGAGCGGCGCGGGCCGGTTCGGCGTGAAGTTCACGTCCGTCTGGTAA
- a CDS encoding VWA domain-containing protein: MMTTEERTRRWRLVLGGGDADGLAAQEGTEVPLTLEDRRMDAALAGLYDPPDGERRGGLGGSAPRVARWLADLREFFPSDVVRVMQADAIERLNLQQLLFEPEMLDGVEPDVHLVATLVSLKGVMPPSARDAARSVVRRVVDDLTRRLEEPTRAAVTGSLSRAQRTHRPKAAEIDWPGTIRANLRTYRPELGTLVPERLVGHGRRRRSLRDVVLCVDQSGSMAGSVVYAGVFGTVLASLPALSTRVVAFDTAVADLTEHLSDPVELLYGLQLGGGTDINRALAYCQGVIERPEQTVLVLLSDLFEGGNEREMLARARALRESGVLVVALLALSDDGAPSFDHGVARALASLDIPAFACTPDHFPGLLAAALRGDDPGAWAGDQGLVVRGSGVG; this comes from the coding sequence ATGATGACCACAGAGGAACGCACGCGCCGCTGGCGGCTGGTGCTGGGTGGCGGGGATGCCGACGGGCTGGCCGCGCAGGAGGGGACCGAGGTGCCCCTCACGCTGGAGGACCGCCGCATGGACGCCGCGCTGGCCGGACTGTACGACCCGCCCGACGGTGAGCGGCGGGGTGGGCTGGGGGGGAGTGCGCCGCGCGTGGCGCGCTGGCTGGCGGACCTGCGCGAGTTCTTCCCGTCGGACGTGGTGCGCGTGATGCAGGCGGATGCCATCGAGAGGCTGAACCTGCAGCAGCTGCTGTTCGAGCCGGAGATGCTGGATGGCGTGGAGCCGGACGTGCATCTCGTGGCGACGCTGGTGTCCCTGAAGGGCGTGATGCCGCCGTCGGCGCGGGACGCGGCCCGTTCGGTGGTGCGGCGCGTGGTGGACGACCTGACGCGCCGCCTGGAGGAACCGACCCGCGCGGCGGTCACCGGGAGCCTCAGCCGCGCGCAGCGCACGCACCGCCCGAAGGCCGCCGAGATCGACTGGCCGGGCACGATCCGCGCGAACCTGCGCACGTACCGCCCGGAACTGGGCACCCTCGTCCCCGAGCGGCTGGTCGGGCATGGGCGGCGGCGGCGGAGCCTGCGGGACGTGGTGCTGTGCGTGGACCAGTCGGGCAGCATGGCGGGCAGCGTCGTGTACGCCGGGGTGTTCGGCACGGTCCTGGCGAGCCTCCCGGCGCTGAGCACGCGCGTCGTGGCGTTCGACACGGCGGTCGCGGACCTGACCGAGCACCTCAGCGACCCGGTGGAGTTGCTGTACGGGCTGCAACTGGGCGGCGGGACGGACATCAACCGGGCGCTGGCGTACTGCCAGGGTGTGATCGAGCGGCCCGAGCAGACGGTCCTCGTGCTGCTCAGTGACCTGTTCGAGGGCGGCAACGAACGCGAGATGCTCGCCCGTGCCCGCGCGCTGCGCGAGAGTGGCGTGCTGGTCGTGGCGCTGCTGGCCCTGTCGGACGACGGCGCGCCCAGCTTCGATCATGGCGTGGCGCGCGCCCTGGCGAGCCTGGACATCCCGGCGTTCGCGTGCACGCCCGATCACTTCCCGGGGCTGCTGGCCGCCGCGCTGCGCGGGGACGATCCGGGCGCGTGGGCGGGCGATCAGGGACTTGTGGTCCGGGGGAGCGGCGTAGGGTAA
- a CDS encoding epimerase: MTQRLVVAGGSGFLGRAVARHFTALGWEVVILSRSRPAVPTPGRWVAWDALRPGEWVRELDGAAALLNLAGRTVNCRYSAANMLEIYTSRLDSTRALGRALSSVDHPPRVWLNSSTATIYRDARDRPQDELGGELGAGFSVDVARRWEAALMEEALPHTRRVALRTAMVYGVGAGGVMETTDRVVRLGAAGAMAGGGQMVSWIHERDFCRAAQFLIEGSLSGPVNVTAPQPLPNAEFLRAYRDAWGVPFGVPSTAALIGLGAAVMDSEAELLLKSRWVVPTRLLDAGFTFEHPAWPAAIRDLVAQARWSGHASR; encoded by the coding sequence ATGACGCAGCGTCTGGTGGTCGCGGGTGGCAGCGGGTTCCTGGGTCGGGCGGTGGCGCGGCACTTCACGGCGCTCGGGTGGGAGGTCGTGATCCTGTCGCGGTCCCGCCCGGCCGTGCCCACGCCGGGACGCTGGGTGGCGTGGGACGCGCTGCGGCCGGGCGAGTGGGTGCGGGAACTGGACGGCGCCGCAGCCCTGCTGAACCTGGCGGGGCGCACCGTGAACTGCCGGTACAGCGCGGCGAACATGCTGGAGATCTACACGTCCCGCCTGGACAGCACCCGCGCGCTGGGCCGCGCCCTGAGCAGCGTGGACCACCCGCCGCGCGTCTGGCTGAACAGTTCCACCGCGACCATCTACCGGGACGCCCGCGACCGCCCGCAGGACGAGCTGGGCGGGGAACTGGGCGCGGGCTTCAGCGTGGACGTCGCCCGCCGCTGGGAGGCCGCCCTGATGGAGGAAGCCCTGCCGCACACGCGGCGCGTGGCGCTGCGCACCGCGATGGTGTACGGCGTGGGCGCCGGGGGCGTCATGGAGACGACCGACCGCGTGGTGCGCTTGGGCGCGGCGGGCGCCATGGCCGGTGGGGGGCAGATGGTGTCGTGGATTCACGAGCGGGACTTCTGCCGCGCCGCGCAGTTCCTGATCGAGGGTTCTCTCTCCGGTCCGGTGAACGTCACCGCGCCGCAGCCCCTCCCGAACGCCGAATTCCTCCGCGCGTACCGCGACGCGTGGGGCGTGCCCTTCGGCGTGCCGTCCACCGCCGCGCTGATCGGCCTGGGCGCCGCCGTGATGGACTCCGAGGCGGAACTGCTCCTCAAGAGCCGCTGGGTGGTGCCCACGCGCCTGCTGGACGCGGGCTTCACGTTCGAGCACCCCGCGTGGCCCGCCGCGATCCGGGATCTGGTGGCGCAGGCCCGGTGGTCGGGGCACGCCTCGCGCTGA